One Thiocapsa sp. genomic window carries:
- a CDS encoding type II secretion system F family protein, giving the protein MATALKTKPKPKPKPQAEKAYVFTWEGRDRRGAKVTGETRSPSMTLVRADLRRQGVSPTKVKKKPQPLFSGKKKITSTDLAIFSRQLATMMSAGVPLVQAFDIVGRGHENPAMQDLILGIKQDIESGTAMALAMGKYPLHFDDLVCNLVAAGEQAGVLDVLLDKIATYKEKTESIKGKIKKAMFYPVAVIAVAIIVSAVLLIFVIPQFKDLFASFGADLPAFTLMVIGLSDALQKWWWAILLGLGAVGYVIGNTYKRSRALREAIDRTALKIPIIGPILNKAALARFARTLSTMFAAGVPLVEALDSVSGATGNIVYQNAVLKMREEVATGQSLQLSMRQQDLFPHMVIQMTSIGEESGSLDDMLAKVADFYEEQVDNAVDSLSSLLEPLIMVVIGGLVGSLIIAMYLPIFKLASVV; this is encoded by the coding sequence ATGGCAACCGCACTCAAGACGAAGCCGAAACCCAAACCCAAACCGCAGGCCGAGAAGGCTTACGTCTTCACCTGGGAAGGACGCGACCGGCGCGGGGCCAAGGTGACGGGGGAGACCCGTTCGCCCAGCATGACACTGGTGCGGGCGGACCTACGACGGCAAGGTGTGAGCCCGACCAAGGTCAAAAAAAAGCCCCAACCGCTCTTCAGCGGCAAGAAAAAGATCACCAGCACCGATCTCGCCATCTTCAGCCGGCAGCTCGCGACCATGATGTCCGCCGGCGTGCCCTTGGTGCAGGCGTTCGACATCGTCGGACGCGGTCACGAAAACCCGGCGATGCAGGACTTGATCCTGGGAATCAAGCAGGACATCGAGAGCGGCACCGCCATGGCGCTGGCGATGGGCAAGTATCCGCTCCACTTCGACGACCTGGTCTGCAACCTGGTGGCCGCCGGCGAGCAGGCGGGCGTACTGGACGTCCTGCTCGACAAGATTGCGACCTACAAGGAAAAGACCGAGTCGATCAAGGGCAAGATCAAAAAGGCCATGTTCTATCCGGTGGCGGTCATCGCGGTGGCCATCATCGTGAGCGCGGTTCTGCTCATCTTCGTCATCCCGCAGTTCAAGGACCTGTTCGCGAGCTTCGGTGCGGATCTGCCCGCCTTCACGCTCATGGTGATCGGTCTTTCCGACGCGCTGCAGAAATGGTGGTGGGCGATCCTCCTCGGGCTCGGCGCGGTCGGCTATGTCATCGGCAACACCTACAAACGCTCGCGCGCGTTGCGCGAAGCCATCGATCGCACGGCCCTGAAGATCCCGATCATCGGGCCGATCCTCAACAAGGCCGCGCTCGCGCGTTTCGCCCGCACCCTGTCCACCATGTTCGCGGCCGGCGTCCCGCTGGTCGAGGCGCTGGATTCGGTCTCGGGCGCCACCGGCAACATCGTCTACCAGAACGCGGTCTTGAAGATGCGCGAAGAGGTCGCGACCGGGCAATCGCTGCAACTGTCGATGCGCCAGCAAGACCTGTTCCCGCATATGGTCATTCAGATGACCTCCATCGGGGAGGAGTCGGGGTCGCTCGACGACATGCTCGCGAAGGTCGCCGACTTCTACGAGGAGCAGGTCGACAACGCGGTCGACAGCCTCAGCAGCCTGCTCGAGCCACTGATCATGGTCGTGATCGGCGGCTTAGTCGGGAGTCTGATCATCGCCATGTACCTGCCGATCTTCAAACTGGCCTCGGTCGTTTAA
- a CDS encoding A24 family peptidase, with translation MDWIGVFEQTPLLLYAVSILVGLIVGSFLNVVILRLPRMLEDDWARDCAELSGTANPSEPPEQKRLSLAHPPSTCSHCGHRIRAHENIPVLSYLLLRGRCSACGAGIGLRYPLIEGFTALLTLIVVLQFGLGWQTGPALLLTWALIALAAIDFDTQLLPDSITLPLIWLGLILSLFTVFTDSHSAIIGAVAGYLSLWSIFHLFRLTTGKEGMGYGDFKLLALLGAWLGWQSLPQIILLSALTGAVLGVALILSGRHERGTPMPFGPFLAAAGWISLIWGEQINRTYLQMVGL, from the coding sequence ATGGATTGGATTGGCGTTTTCGAGCAAACCCCGCTGCTGCTCTATGCGGTCTCGATCCTCGTCGGACTGATCGTCGGCAGCTTTCTCAATGTCGTCATCCTGCGGCTTCCTCGAATGCTCGAAGACGACTGGGCGCGCGACTGCGCCGAGCTCTCCGGCACGGCGAATCCGAGCGAGCCACCTGAGCAAAAACGACTTTCGCTGGCCCATCCGCCCTCCACCTGCTCGCACTGCGGTCATCGGATTCGCGCGCACGAGAACATCCCGGTCTTGAGCTATCTCCTCCTGCGCGGTCGATGCTCGGCCTGCGGGGCGGGGATCGGTCTGCGCTATCCATTGATCGAGGGCTTCACGGCGCTCCTGACCCTGATCGTCGTCCTGCAGTTCGGTCTCGGCTGGCAGACCGGCCCCGCCCTCCTGCTCACCTGGGCACTGATCGCGCTTGCCGCGATCGACTTCGATACCCAACTTCTGCCGGACAGCATCACACTGCCGTTGATTTGGCTCGGCTTGATCCTGAGCCTCTTCACGGTCTTCACCGACAGTCACTCGGCGATCATCGGCGCTGTCGCCGGCTACCTCAGTCTCTGGTCGATCTTCCATCTCTTTCGCCTCACCACCGGGAAGGAAGGCATGGGCTACGGCGACTTCAAGCTGCTGGCACTCCTCGGCGCTTGGCTGGGTTGGCAGTCCCTGCCGCAGATCATCCTCTTGTCCGCCTTGACCGGCGCAGTGCTCGGGGTCGCACTGATCCTGAGCGGCCGCCATGAGCGGGGCACGCCCATGCCGTTCGGTCCCTTTCTCGCGGCAGCGGGCTGGATCAGCCTGATCTGGGGGGAGCAGATCAACCGGACCTACTTGCAGATGGTGGGGCTCTAA
- the coaE gene encoding dephospho-CoA kinase (Dephospho-CoA kinase (CoaE) performs the final step in coenzyme A biosynthesis.) yields MLVIGLTGGIGSGKSTVADALAARGAGVIDTDVIARELTEPGQPALAEIAATFGTALIGPNGRLDRDALRTQVFSDPDARARLEGILHPRIKDRMLERLAALDAPYAVLVIPLLFETNQHTLVDRVLVVDIAETAQRERVRRRSGLTHSEIDRIVASQISRADRLARADDILDNSGDLPALLAQAERVHRIYIALAGDLNDHEAG; encoded by the coding sequence ATGCTTGTCATCGGCCTGACCGGCGGGATCGGCAGCGGCAAGTCGACCGTTGCGGACGCATTGGCCGCGCGCGGCGCGGGCGTGATCGACACCGATGTCATCGCGCGCGAGTTGACCGAGCCGGGGCAGCCGGCGCTCGCCGAGATCGCCGCCACCTTCGGCACCGCCCTCATCGGGCCGAACGGCCGGCTCGACCGCGATGCCTTGCGCACGCAGGTCTTCTCCGACCCGGACGCACGCGCCCGGCTGGAGGGCATCCTGCATCCACGGATCAAGGACCGAATGCTCGAGCGACTTGCGGCGCTCGACGCGCCCTACGCCGTCTTGGTCATCCCACTCCTCTTCGAGACCAACCAACACACACTCGTCGATCGCGTCCTCGTCGTCGACATCGCGGAAACGGCACAGCGCGAACGCGTGCGTCGGCGCAGCGGTCTGACCCACAGCGAGATCGACCGTATCGTCGCCAGCCAGATCAGTCGCGCCGACCGTCTTGCCCGAGCAGACGACATCCTCGACAACAGCGGCGACCTCCCTGCCCTCTTGGCACAGGCCGAGCGCGTCCATCGCATCTACATCGCGCTCGCCGGAGACCTTAATGACCACGAGGCCGGTTAG